DNA from Clostridia bacterium:
AATATTTGACTACATCAAACTTTGTTATCAAAGGCTGTTGATACAAAACCTTGTCTGGATTGCTGATCTTTACTCCGCTAAAAATAACAGTACCGTCTGCCTTCTTTTCGAAATCACTATTAGGTGATTTTTCTTCTATTTTTATATCCTTTCGTTTTGGCTCCTTGATTTCTTTATTATCTGCCTTTTCCATTACGACATCTTTAGGATTCTTGTCGCTTCGTAAGCCCTTGAAACTTGCCTGTCTTAGCTGGTTTTCTTCTGTCCATTCAGCAAAGCTTACCTCTGCTACAAAATGAGGTTTTAGCCATATTATTTTTTCGTCTTTTCTTTTTTTGGGCGGTTTTATAAAATCAGGATTTTCTTGCTTATATTTATCAAACTTTTTTTCTAGCTCTAGTCTATCTTTTTCACTAAAGCCTGTGCCAGCCCGCCCTGTATAAACTAGATCGTTGCCATTATAAACACCTAATAGCACTGAACTTATGCCGCTTGTTTTTTTACCAGAAACGGCATAACCGCCGATTACAAATTCCTGTCTTTTGCCGCATTTTATCTTAATCCAATCACCGTTTCTTGCTCCGCTGTATACAGAATCGGCTTTTTTGCCTACTATTCCTTCCATTCCTAATCTACAAGCCGCCGAAAAACTTTGATCGCCGTTTCCTTTTACATGCTTACTGTAATATAGATTATTTGGAGCATCCTGCATAAGCGTTTGTAAAATTTCTTTTCTGTCTATTAATTTCTTGTCCCTTAAGTCATTGCCGTCTAAAGCCAAAATGTCAAAGACAATATATGTAAGCTTATTTTCTCTCCTAGCTTTCATATAGTTTTGCAGAGCCTGAAAATCAGTCTTGCCTTTTTCATCAATCACTACCACTTCCCCGTCCAAAACCATAGCTCTGCCCGCCGCCCATGTCGATATAGAAGAAGCTATCTCAAAAAACTGTTTTGAAAAATCTTTGCCGTTTCTTGTAATTAGCCTTACATTATTTTCTTCCACAAACGCCATAATCCTGTACCCGTCATATTTGAGTTCAAAAAGCCAGTCGTCGCTTTTGGGTATAGTATCTACTAGCTTGGCCAATTTAACATCAGCTTTGTCGAATGGATTTTTTTTAAAATTGGCGTCCTCATTGTTCTTTATCTGATCCATTGTGCGCCCTGTGGCTATACTTGTCTGATATGAAGAAATGCCATCGCTGTCTTGCGCGTATTCATCTTTTTCTTTTAATAAAATCCAATTTTCTTTATTATCTTTTTCATCAGTCTTTAACCTGACCAATGCCCAATTTCCTTTAAGTCTGCTTCCGTTAAGACGAAATTTTAGCGTTCCGTCTTTTAGCCCTTGATCGACATTGTCATATAGCGGCTCCCAGTATCCTTGATCCCATAGCATTACAGTGCCGCCGCCGTATTGCCCTTTTGGAATCGTGCCTTCAAAATCTTTGTAATCAAGTGGATGATCTTCTACATGAATCGCTAGTCTTTTATCCTGCGGGTTATATGACGGACCTTTGGGAACTGCCCAGCTTAGGAGCACTCCGTTCCATTCAAGTCTAAAATCATAATGATCTCTTCTTGCTATATGGTGCTGTACGACAAAACTAAGGCGATCGGATTGCGTATCTTTTAGCTCGCCTTCAGGTTCAAGCGTTTTTTCAAAATCTCTTTTTTGTTTATATTCTTCTAGTCTTGGCATAATACATCAAAACAATCTTTTCTTAGTATTATTGGCTATTTTTATATAGTTTATCCATAAAAAACAAAACGGCTGTAAAAGAATTACAGCCGTTGATATTATTAATTATTTTTCTTATCCAAAATATTTTACTACATCTTCATAATAAGGTATTGACTGCATTGCGCCTTTTTTGGTAACAGTCAAAGCGCTGGCTTTAGATCCCCATTGCATAGCCTCTACCATTGTTTTGCCTTTGCTTAATTCGGAAGCTAAGCTGCCCAAAAATGTATCGCCTGCTGATGTTGTATCTAGTGCTTTTACTTTTTGTGCTGGTATATATTCTATAACATCTTTTTGCAGCAAAACAGATCCTTTGCTTCCTAAGGTAATAATCAATGTTGTTATGCCAAAGTTTGAAAAAATTTGATAAGCCTTTTTGTAATCTCCTTCATTATTAGGATAAACGCCTGCTAAGATTTCACATTCTGTTTCGTTGAGGACTATTATATCGCAATTAGATAAAATCTTCTTACCTAGCTTTACTGCAGGGGCTGGATTGAGTATAGTAATCAATTCTTTTTGCTTTGCGGTTTTTAAGGTGTATTCCACAATATCCAAAGGTATTTCCAATTGACAAATCACTATATCGCCTTTTTGCGCTGGTTCGAGCGCTTTATCCACCATTTCCTTAGTTATCTTATGGTTAGCTCCTGCGTCAAGAATTATCCTGTTGTCCCCGTTTTCCACAACAATTACGGCAATCCCACTTGCACCTTGGGTTTTTGTGAGAAAGTCCGTATTTACGCCATATCCTATCAGCGCCTGATTGAGTTCTTGCCCAAAAACATCGTTGCCTATACAGCCTACCATAAAAGTTTGAGTACCCATTTTGGCACTTGCCACTGCTTGATTAGCACCCTTGCCGCCCGGATTGGTCATAAAACCATAGCCGCTTATCGTTTCTCCATTTTTAGGCATACGGTCGACATTTATTACTATATCCATATTGACGCTGCCGACTACAAATATCTTACCCATTCTCCACCTCTTTTGTACTTTTATGTTAAGTTTATAGACTTGATGTTTTACTGTCAATTAAAAAATCCGATTTAAATAGTATAAAAACAGATAATTTTTATATTTTGATAAACTTGCTTTTTTTATGCAAAATAATATTAAAATATAAAATAATATAATAATATAAAAATTTTTATAAGGGTATTACCCCTGTTTGTGTTTGAAATAAGTGTGTGTTATAATTACACGGGGAAAATTGGGAATCTATTTTTGGAGAATAAAATATGATCAGAAAAACTAAAATTATCGCTACTATGGGTCCTGCCATAGAAAACGAGGACACTTTGAAACAGCTAATGCTAGCAGGAATGGATGTTGTTCGACTAAACTTCTCCCATGAAACTCACGAAGCACATGCTAGAAGAATAGAAATGATCAAAAAGGTTAGAGATGAACTTAATCTGCCTATCTCCATATTGCTAGATACCAGAGGTCCCGAAATAAGATTAAAAACTTTTGAAAATGGAAAAGTTGTATTAGAAAAAGGTCAGAAGTTTGTGCTTACCACTGATGATATAGTAGGCAATAAAGAGAGAGTAAGCATTACATATAAAAGACTTCCGATGTGCATTAAAGAAGGCACTTCTCTTCTTATTAATGATGGATTGATAGAATTAAGAGTTGATGAAATTGTTAAAAATGATATCATCTGTACTGTTATAGACGGCGGAGTTTTGAGCAACAGCAAAAGCGTTAACATACCCTCTTGCCCTATTGACATGCCTTATCTATCCAAAAAAGACGAAGAAGATATTCTTTTTGGAATTAAACAAGATGTAGATTATATCGCTCTGTCTTTCGTAAGATCCGCAGATGATGTAAAAGAAGTAAGAAATCTTCTTAACCGCAACGGCGGAGAAGAAATAGAATTAATAGCCAAGATAGAAAACCGTCAGGGCGTAGACAATGTAGATGAGATTATAAAATATTCAGACGGAATTATGGTCGCTAGAGGCGATATGGGCGTAGAAATACCTTTTGTTGAACTGCCCGCTATTCAAAAGGACATAATAAAAAAATGTTATCGCGCAGGAAAAAAGGTAATAACCGCCACTCAGATGCTAGAATCCATGATCCATGCACCCAGACCTACAAGAGCTGAAATTTCTGATGTCGCCAATGCAGTATTTGACGGCACAAGTGCAATAATGTTGAGCGGAGAAACTGCAATTGGTGAGTATCCTTTGCAAACAGTAAAAACCATGGCTTCTATCGCACTGTATGCCGAAAACACTATTAATTACAAAAAACGTTTTGCTGCACTTGAAATGGGAATAAAAAGCATTTCGGATGCTGTGTCTCACGCAACCTGCGCTGCTGCTATGGATCTTAACGCGACAGCCATTTTAGTAGTAACTCAAAGCGGTTCTACCGCTAGAATGATAAGCAGTTTCCGTCCTGCACCGCCCATTGTTGCTGTTACTACGAGCAAAAAAGTATTTTATAAGTTAGCACTTAGCTGGGGCGTTGTACCCGCTTTGGGCGTTATGCAAAACAATACTGACTTATTATTTGAACATGCTGTAGATTGCGCCAAAAAAACAGGCGTGGTAAAAAGCGGCGATATAGTAGTAATCACAGCAGGAGTTCCTGTCGGATTCTCAGGTAATACCAATATACTTAAAATTGAGCATGTAAAATAAATTTTAAAAGCACCCTTAAAATAAGGGTGCTTTTTATTAAACAAGACCTTTAAAAATTCTTACTCCGGATTGTTCCATATTTTTAAACGCAAAAACATTCATAAGTTCTGCATTATGCATGGGTGCGTCATAAGTATCCACATATTCCGTAAAGACCAAAACATTACCTGTTTTTCTGATTTCATTGAAATAAGCCCTTAAAGACAGAGCAAATTGCATTACGCATATATCCGTACAGTCGCCCATAATGATATAGTTGTCATAAAGATTGACATCAGCATATTTTAAAAAGTTAAAGATACCGTTAGTGCTATCCTTTTCGATAATCACACCTTTGTGTCGGGCTATATCGGGCACAATCTTTTGTTCTTCTGGAGTATGGCAATGAGGCGGATAGTCCGCAAATTCCAAAGAATCCGGAGTATGCACATCATTGACAAAAAACTTTATCGCGTTGGGCAAATAGTCCAAAGCACCTGCAATACGGTCAATCAATGACTTAATGCGAGGGCTTGCCAATGCTCCCTTTTGGCAAAAGCCGGCGACCATATCCAAAATCACAACAGCACATCTAGAATTATTGTAAGTGCGAGCCATCAAATTAGGCTTGTTCTGATACTCGATTTCCAAACAATTAAGTTCTTTGATTTGCTTTTCTGTCATAGCTTTACCTTACCTTTTATATATAATATGCAAGTTTTATTTTTTGGTCTGGAGCTGATAATACGCACCGCACTTAGCCATAAGTTCGTCATGCGTACCTGCTTCCATAATGCCCTTGTTGCCTATATATAAGATGCAATCGGCTTTTCTTATTGTTGATAATCTGTGAGCTATTATAAAACTGGTACGGCCTTTAAGTATTTTTTCCAAAACTGCTTGAATTTTGGTTTCTGTTTCTGTATCTACAGAGCTTGTCGCCTCATCCAAAATCAATATCTTAGGATCGCAAAGAATAGTACGGGCAAATGACAAAAGCTGTATTTCGCCGCCCGAAAGTCCTGCACCCTTTTCGCCAAATACATGATTATATCCTTCAGGGAAGCGGCGAATAAACTCATCGCAATATGCCATCTTAGCCGCATTGATGCACTCTTCATCTGTAGCATCAGGTCTTGCATATCTTATGTTTTCCATTACGGTTCCGCTAAAGATAAATGAATCTTGCATCATTACGCCGACTTGGCTTCTTAAGGAATGAAGTTTGACGTCATTTATATTATGACCGTCAATCAAAATTCTGCCTTGGTCCGGTTCATAAAAACGGCTCAAAAGATTGACTACGGTTGTTTTTCCTGCACCGGTAGGACCTACTAGTGCTATAGTCTTGCCTGCAGGAACTTCTAGATTAAAGTTTTCCAAAATGTTATTGCCCTTTTCATAAGCAAATGAAACATTTTCAAACTTAACATCGCCTTTTATAGGAGGCAGGTCATAAGCGTCTTCATGGTCGGTTATTGAAGGCGGAGTGTCCAAAGTTTCAAAGATTCTTTCTAGGTTTGAACTTGCAACAGACAACTGCTGTACATAGTTTGATATATTATTCAAAGGTCCAGAAAACATTCCTAAATAGCCGACAAAAGCTACCAAAAGTCCAGGCGATACACTCTGAACACCTTGATAAATAATCAATAAATATGCCAATACATAAATGCTTATTTGTCCAAGGTTCCAAAAGAAGTCCATCGCAGGAAAAAACAATTCGTTAAATCTTGTTACACTGACCCATCCTCTGTTACATTGGTTGTTAAGGTCATTGTAAATATCGCAATTAGTATCAGTTCTGTTAAAGGCCTTGGTAACCTGAATTCCGTTTATGTTTTCTGCTATATAGGCGGTACGGTTGCTTGTTTTGTTCCTGAAATTGCGGTATCTTAAATGAATTTTTGAACGCAAAAAAGTAAGCACAAAAAACAACGGGATTATACATACCGTTACAACCAAAGCAAACCTATAATCCAGCGCATATAAGAAAACAAGAATAAGTATAACCTTTACGCTGTCTGTTATAAATCCTACAACTGTGCTTGCCAAAATGTTGGCCAATTCATCTATATAGCTAGTTACTCTTACCAATATTTTTCCTGCGGGGCGAGAATCAAAATAATCAAAAGATAATTCTTGAAGGTGTCTAAATAATTCGCCTCTTAGATCTCTTATAATCCTATAAGAGTTTTTGGTCATAACTCTCGATTTTATAAAGTTAAATAAAATATCGCTTGTTGCCACCAATGCCCATGCTATTAATATTACAATAGCAAGCGTTACATAGTAAGGTACTCTTGAGGATTTATCTAGAATTTTATCAATTATTATTCTATTAAAATAAGAAGGCAATAACGCAACCGCACCCATTACCATCATAAAGATGGTTATAAGAATAAATGCTTTTTTATAGGGCTTGATATATGACAAAATTCTCAAAATCATTTTGCCATTAAACTTGGCTTCTATCTGTTCATCTTCAAAATATCTGTT
Protein-coding regions in this window:
- the rbsK gene encoding ribokinase produces the protein MGKIFVVGSVNMDIVINVDRMPKNGETISGYGFMTNPGGKGANQAVASAKMGTQTFMVGCIGNDVFGQELNQALIGYGVNTDFLTKTQGASGIAVIVVENGDNRIILDAGANHKITKEMVDKALEPAQKGDIVICQLEIPLDIVEYTLKTAKQKELITILNPAPAVKLGKKILSNCDIIVLNETECEILAGVYPNNEGDYKKAYQIFSNFGITTLIITLGSKGSVLLQKDVIEYIPAQKVKALDTTSAGDTFLGSLASELSKGKTMVEAMQWGSKASALTVTKKGAMQSIPYYEDVVKYFG
- a CDS encoding isochorismatase family protein, which encodes MTEKQIKELNCLEIEYQNKPNLMARTYNNSRCAVVILDMVAGFCQKGALASPRIKSLIDRIAGALDYLPNAIKFFVNDVHTPDSLEFADYPPHCHTPEEQKIVPDIARHKGVIIEKDSTNGIFNFLKYADVNLYDNYIIMGDCTDICVMQFALSLRAYFNEIRKTGNVLVFTEYVDTYDAPMHNAELMNVFAFKNMEQSGVRIFKGLV
- the pyk gene encoding pyruvate kinase, whose protein sequence is MIRKTKIIATMGPAIENEDTLKQLMLAGMDVVRLNFSHETHEAHARRIEMIKKVRDELNLPISILLDTRGPEIRLKTFENGKVVLEKGQKFVLTTDDIVGNKERVSITYKRLPMCIKEGTSLLINDGLIELRVDEIVKNDIICTVIDGGVLSNSKSVNIPSCPIDMPYLSKKDEEDILFGIKQDVDYIALSFVRSADDVKEVRNLLNRNGGEEIELIAKIENRQGVDNVDEIIKYSDGIMVARGDMGVEIPFVELPAIQKDIIKKCYRAGKKVITATQMLESMIHAPRPTRAEISDVANAVFDGTSAIMLSGETAIGEYPLQTVKTMASIALYAENTINYKKRFAALEMGIKSISDAVSHATCAAAMDLNATAILVVTQSGSTARMISSFRPAPPIVAVTTSKKVFYKLALSWGVVPALGVMQNNTDLLFEHAVDCAKKTGVVKSGDIVVITAGVPVGFSGNTNILKIEHVK
- a CDS encoding ABC transporter ATP-binding protein; protein product: MARNRYFEDEQIEAKFNGKMILRILSYIKPYKKAFILITIFMMVMGAVALLPSYFNRIIIDKILDKSSRVPYYVTLAIVILIAWALVATSDILFNFIKSRVMTKNSYRIIRDLRGELFRHLQELSFDYFDSRPAGKILVRVTSYIDELANILASTVVGFITDSVKVILILVFLYALDYRFALVVTVCIIPLFFVLTFLRSKIHLRYRNFRNKTSNRTAYIAENINGIQVTKAFNRTDTNCDIYNDLNNQCNRGWVSVTRFNELFFPAMDFFWNLGQISIYVLAYLLIIYQGVQSVSPGLLVAFVGYLGMFSGPLNNISNYVQQLSVASSNLERIFETLDTPPSITDHEDAYDLPPIKGDVKFENVSFAYEKGNNILENFNLEVPAGKTIALVGPTGAGKTTVVNLLSRFYEPDQGRILIDGHNINDVKLHSLRSQVGVMMQDSFIFSGTVMENIRYARPDATDEECINAAKMAYCDEFIRRFPEGYNHVFGEKGAGLSGGEIQLLSFARTILCDPKILILDEATSSVDTETETKIQAVLEKILKGRTSFIIAHRLSTIRKADCILYIGNKGIMEAGTHDELMAKCGAYYQLQTKK
- the ligD gene encoding DNA ligase D; translated protein: MMPRLEEYKQKRDFEKTLEPEGELKDTQSDRLSFVVQHHIARRDHYDFRLEWNGVLLSWAVPKGPSYNPQDKRLAIHVEDHPLDYKDFEGTIPKGQYGGGTVMLWDQGYWEPLYDNVDQGLKDGTLKFRLNGSRLKGNWALVRLKTDEKDNKENWILLKEKDEYAQDSDGISSYQTSIATGRTMDQIKNNEDANFKKNPFDKADVKLAKLVDTIPKSDDWLFELKYDGYRIMAFVEENNVRLITRNGKDFSKQFFEIASSISTWAAGRAMVLDGEVVVIDEKGKTDFQALQNYMKARRENKLTYIVFDILALDGNDLRDKKLIDRKEILQTLMQDAPNNLYYSKHVKGNGDQSFSAACRLGMEGIVGKKADSVYSGARNGDWIKIKCGKRQEFVIGGYAVSGKKTSGISSVLLGVYNGNDLVYTGRAGTGFSEKDRLELEKKFDKYKQENPDFIKPPKKRKDEKIIWLKPHFVAEVSFAEWTEENQLRQASFKGLRSDKNPKDVVMEKADNKEIKEPKRKDIKIEEKSPNSDFEKKADGTVIFSGVKISNPDKVLYQQPLITKFDVVKYYAQVAQRMLPYVGNRVLSIVRCPKGIDEACFIKKHPKTLGKGVAIIPIANSDGIEENYCYIQNATGLISEVQMGTLEFHVWGSRIDNLEKPDMMVFDLDPDEDMELEQIRQGVRDIKSVLDSLSLISFLKTSGGKGYHVVVPFVPSAGWEAFHDFAKRVAEVMKNKWPDKYTDNIRKIRRKGRIFIDWARNGRGATSVAPYSLRARPGARVSMPISWEELDTVDPNGIDMQKALDKIKQEDPWKDFYNIKQELKI